One window of the Shewanella khirikhana genome contains the following:
- a CDS encoding M61 family metallopeptidase, which yields MEQKITAFLPLSLFLASSAWAGVDYQIDLTSPTHHLAKVEVKFPQVAAGDFSVNLPVWRTGKYQELPLADGVRRFVAVDENGQELPWQRNASGEWVIQLAKPSKVSVSYQLYADELGQRTRHIDATHAYLDASSVFMYSPAFRDEAVTVSLNVPGDWQSYSGMQSGNGAHSFVAPNYDVLVDSPIETGFSHHRQFTSAGRDYELVVWGEGNYDLEQMVTDLTKLGTQANAIWDGFPFERYVYMVHATSGARGATEHLNSTVIQLPRFMFRERKDYIRFISTASHEFIHTWNVKAYRPAGLVPYDYQNEAMTSLLWMAEGSTSYFQHQLLARAGVITPKELLEDIATRIDRHQHTPGREIQSVAEASLGQWVAQGGDYAHNHSVNIYSEGYMASLALDMAILSDTKLKHSYRDVHRNLYRDFALPKGYTESDVKGILKSLTGKDYASWWHANIDSPLALDFDELLSHAGLKLAYGKEGKQKPYPGFTQSGLKIQTLDRGGNAWKAGLVAGNEIVAINGLKVTADGFDKRLADFKPGDKVRVSYFVDDKLSETELELSARPEGKAEIKPLDKVSSKQKAFFKAWLGIDWPFDAKGDFKKS from the coding sequence GTGGAACAAAAGATAACAGCCTTTTTACCCCTGTCACTTTTTTTGGCGAGCTCCGCCTGGGCCGGGGTGGACTACCAGATTGATCTGACTTCACCTACCCACCATTTGGCGAAGGTGGAAGTGAAATTTCCTCAAGTCGCCGCCGGTGATTTCAGCGTGAACCTGCCGGTATGGCGCACCGGTAAATATCAGGAATTACCACTGGCGGACGGGGTGCGCCGCTTTGTGGCCGTGGATGAAAATGGCCAGGAGCTGCCCTGGCAGCGAAACGCCAGCGGCGAGTGGGTTATCCAGCTTGCCAAACCCAGCAAGGTGAGCGTGAGCTATCAGCTTTATGCCGATGAGCTTGGACAGCGCACCCGCCATATAGATGCAACCCATGCTTATTTGGATGCCAGCAGCGTCTTTATGTACAGCCCGGCGTTTCGGGATGAAGCAGTGACGGTAAGCCTTAACGTTCCCGGCGATTGGCAAAGCTATTCCGGCATGCAAAGTGGCAACGGCGCCCACAGTTTTGTAGCCCCCAATTACGATGTGCTGGTGGATTCTCCCATCGAAACCGGCTTCAGCCACCACAGGCAGTTTACATCCGCTGGGCGCGACTATGAGCTGGTGGTGTGGGGCGAGGGCAATTATGACCTCGAACAGATGGTGACTGACCTGACCAAGCTTGGCACCCAGGCCAATGCCATCTGGGACGGCTTTCCGTTTGAGCGTTATGTCTACATGGTGCATGCCACCAGTGGTGCCCGCGGCGCCACGGAGCACCTCAATTCAACGGTAATTCAGCTGCCACGCTTTATGTTCCGCGAGCGAAAGGACTACATCCGCTTTATCTCCACTGCCTCTCACGAATTTATCCATACCTGGAACGTGAAAGCCTACCGTCCGGCGGGTTTGGTGCCTTACGACTATCAAAATGAAGCCATGACCAGTCTGCTGTGGATGGCCGAAGGCTCCACCAGCTACTTCCAGCATCAGCTTCTGGCCCGCGCCGGCGTGATCACCCCCAAGGAGCTGTTGGAAGACATAGCTACCCGTATCGACAGGCACCAGCACACTCCCGGCCGTGAAATCCAGTCGGTGGCCGAGGCGAGTTTGGGGCAGTGGGTGGCCCAGGGCGGCGACTATGCCCATAACCACAGCGTGAATATTTACTCCGAGGGTTACATGGCCTCGCTGGCGCTGGATATGGCCATTCTCAGCGATACCAAACTCAAGCACTCCTACCGCGATGTACACCGCAATCTGTACAGGGACTTTGCCCTGCCAAAGGGCTATACAGAGTCTGACGTCAAAGGCATTCTTAAGTCGCTGACAGGTAAGGATTACGCCTCCTGGTGGCATGCCAATATCGACAGCCCGCTGGCGCTGGATTTCGATGAGCTCTTGTCCCACGCAGGCCTTAAGCTTGCTTATGGCAAAGAGGGCAAACAAAAGCCATACCCCGGCTTTACCCAAAGCGGCCTTAAGATCCAGACGCTGGACCGTGGCGGCAACGCCTGGAAAGCCGGTCTGGTGGCAGGCAACGAAATTGTTGCCATTAATGGTTTGAAAGTCACCGCCGATGGTTTTGATAAGCGTCTGGCGGACTTCAAACCCGGCGACAAGGTGCGGGTGAGCTATTTTGTCGACGATAAGCTCAGCGAGACCGAACTTGAACTCAGCGCCCGCCCCGAAGGCAAGGCCGAAATCAAGCCGCTCGACAAGGTATCGTCCAAGCAGAAAGCCTTCTTCAAGGCCTGGCTCGGCATTGATTGGCCGTTCGATGCCAAGGGCGACTTTAAGAAGAGCTAA
- a CDS encoding tetratricopeptide repeat protein, protein MRLLSLVFFVLIFAFSPLASAKDLKSEEIQLRETPQQLFDRVSAALSLPQTPLASSEQLSFYAREQGLSPQELSELLALIARANLQPNVSNSSKRQDVDIIIQSLENTATSPYQKAMALMLKGRAMARLDQRFEDAASYFIQSLTVDQESQSLESQLLRLNLHEQLGTMYLLINQDVTALVHLQKFRDHAYQLRNDYLIASAEAELGKYYIKKQELTKALQHYSEALRLSDRENHPFQRAFFEMQLAKVYRDLGQSSDALAHAHEAAETYTRLGIDGYLSSTLTVIAVTHAGNNEWNKAIDYYLNAQQVDRRSGNFSALARNFHNLGEAYSKLDENDLALNYLEQANQMFVERKMKHYLVHNEVLLAEIHCKMSHWADCIIHADKALPLAEQQSLDDVKISALKQKIIAAKALEDLNAAIEHQALIIELMDSPKAAEATVTGAASALTEQKLKLDLHQKVQQLENASDTLRERTILAAGAVMLALILATIVGHYRRSKLELKAQCQELAARLPQDPITGRDGYRALCTALEKGQVKALALLRVPSLCEADIQLGQQRMVDATLGALGAIETLPGIKAYPMRPGLIALALDGAIDAPDALLFNLRNQLTDLEGQLQLGFINLPLLPNPELSIPHGIHLEVLQMALAGIDSLAETSDIYLGFRALDFTPSAVFSQPLYLHLEKSIGRGLVRVETNGGKENLRWPLWKMPDYADKELPDVI, encoded by the coding sequence ATGCGACTACTTTCATTGGTATTTTTTGTATTAATCTTTGCTTTTTCCCCTTTGGCGTCGGCCAAAGACCTCAAGTCCGAAGAAATTCAGCTAAGAGAAACACCCCAGCAGTTGTTTGACCGTGTCAGCGCTGCCCTGTCGTTGCCCCAGACACCGCTGGCCTCCAGCGAGCAGCTGAGCTTTTATGCCCGCGAACAGGGGCTGTCCCCGCAGGAATTATCAGAGCTGCTGGCACTGATAGCCCGCGCCAATCTGCAACCCAACGTCAGCAACAGCAGCAAGCGTCAGGACGTTGATATCATCATCCAGTCACTGGAAAACACCGCCACCTCCCCTTACCAAAAAGCCATGGCGCTGATGCTCAAAGGCCGGGCAATGGCGCGGCTTGACCAACGTTTCGAAGACGCCGCCAGCTACTTTATTCAGTCGCTTACCGTGGATCAGGAGAGCCAGAGCCTGGAGTCGCAACTGCTGCGCCTCAACCTGCACGAGCAGCTTGGCACCATGTACCTGCTTATCAATCAGGATGTGACTGCGCTTGTACATCTGCAGAAGTTTCGCGACCATGCCTATCAGCTCAGAAACGACTACCTGATAGCTTCCGCCGAGGCCGAGCTTGGCAAGTACTACATCAAAAAACAGGAGTTGACCAAGGCTCTGCAGCACTACAGCGAAGCCTTACGGCTGTCAGACCGTGAAAACCATCCATTCCAGCGCGCTTTTTTTGAAATGCAGCTCGCCAAGGTGTACCGGGATCTGGGACAAAGCTCCGATGCGCTGGCCCACGCCCATGAGGCGGCCGAGACCTACACCCGCCTCGGCATAGATGGTTACCTCTCCTCCACCCTGACTGTTATCGCCGTGACCCACGCCGGTAACAATGAGTGGAACAAGGCCATCGATTATTACCTCAATGCTCAGCAGGTCGACCGGCGCAGCGGCAATTTCAGTGCCCTGGCGCGTAATTTCCACAACCTCGGCGAAGCCTACAGCAAACTGGATGAGAACGACCTTGCGCTGAATTATCTGGAACAGGCCAACCAGATGTTTGTTGAGCGCAAGATGAAACATTATCTGGTTCACAACGAGGTGTTGCTCGCAGAAATCCATTGCAAGATGAGCCATTGGGCCGACTGTATTATCCACGCCGATAAGGCGCTGCCGTTGGCGGAGCAGCAATCGCTCGATGATGTGAAAATAAGCGCCCTCAAACAAAAAATCATTGCCGCCAAGGCGCTGGAAGATTTGAATGCCGCCATCGAACATCAGGCGTTGATTATCGAGTTGATGGACAGCCCCAAGGCCGCCGAAGCGACGGTAACAGGCGCCGCCTCGGCATTGACCGAACAGAAGCTGAAACTGGATTTGCATCAAAAAGTGCAGCAGCTTGAAAACGCCAGCGACACCTTAAGAGAACGCACCATACTCGCCGCCGGCGCTGTGATGCTGGCACTGATTTTAGCCACCATTGTTGGTCACTATCGCCGCTCAAAACTTGAGCTTAAAGCCCAGTGCCAGGAGCTTGCTGCCCGCCTGCCCCAGGATCCCATCACCGGTCGCGATGGCTACCGTGCCCTCTGTACTGCACTTGAGAAGGGCCAGGTGAAGGCACTGGCACTGCTGCGTGTTCCGAGTCTGTGTGAGGCCGATATTCAGCTGGGTCAGCAGCGCATGGTTGACGCCACCCTGGGCGCTCTTGGCGCAATAGAAACCCTGCCGGGCATCAAAGCCTATCCAATGCGCCCCGGACTAATTGCCCTGGCACTGGACGGTGCCATCGATGCCCCCGATGCCCTGCTGTTTAATCTGCGTAACCAGCTCACCGACCTTGAAGGCCAGCTGCAACTTGGTTTTATCAACCTGCCGCTGCTGCCAAACCCTGAACTGTCCATTCCCCACGGCATTCATCTGGAAGTGCTGCAAATGGCATTGGCAGGCATAGATTCGCTCGCCGAGACCAGCGACATATACCTTGGTTTCCGGGCGCTGGACTTTACCCCATCGGCGGTCTTCAGCCAGCCACTGTATTTGCACCTGGAGAAGAGTATCGGCCGCGGTCTGGTGCGGGTGGAAACCAACGGTGGCAAGGAAAATCTGCGTTGGCCACTGTGGAAAATGCCGGATTATGCCGATAAGGAACTGCCGGATGTGATTTAG